In one Lolium rigidum isolate FL_2022 chromosome 3, APGP_CSIRO_Lrig_0.1, whole genome shotgun sequence genomic region, the following are encoded:
- the LOC124696590 gene encoding heavy metal-associated isoprenylated plant protein 41-like, protein QELWLKHYSSDQSILTVGDGDFSFSLSLATAFGSGKNIVATSLDSYEELNSKYSDAASNVQKLERLGATVLHDVDVKEMNVHADLWPRLFDRIVFNFPHAGFNGREDNADMIKSHQELVRGFFSTACRMLFRHGEIHITHKTKHPYWTWGIEQLASESSLTMLEEASFQIQDYPGYNQKRGSGWRCDRDFDISDSRTFIFLKG, encoded by the exons caagagctc tggctaaAGCATTACTCCTCGGACCAGAGCATACTCACCGTGGGAGACGGGGACTTCTCCTTCTCGCTGTCGCTCGCCACCGCGTTCGGCTCCGGCAAGAACATCGTCGCCACCTCCCTCGACTCCTACG AGGAACTGAACAGCAAGTACAGCGACGCGGCGTCGAATGTGCAGAAACTGGAGAGGTTGGGTGCCACGGTTCTGCATGACGTCGATGTGAAAGAGATGAATGTCCACGCCGATCTGTGGCCGAGACTTTTTGATCGGATTGTCTTCAATTTTCCTCACGCTGGGTTCAACGGACGCGAGGACAACGCGGATATGATCAA GTCGCATCAGGAGCTGGTGAGGGGCTTCTTCTCCACGGCGTGCCGCATGCTCTTCCGTCACGGTGAGATCCATATTACCCacaagaccaagcatccttactgGACGTGGGGTATCGAGCAGCTAGCATCTGAGTCCTCGCTCACTATGCTTGAGGAAGCTTCGTTTCAAATACAAGACTACCCAGGTTATAACCAGAAGAGAGGGTCTGGCTGGAGGTGCGACCGAGACTTCGATATAAGTGATTCCCGCACCTTCATCTTCCTCAAGGGATAG
- the LOC124699577 gene encoding uncharacterized protein LOC124699577, whose protein sequence is MRRPRRPAKAGVGGGGEAPVEAGVAAGVKGAARVPVIAVDGEGEAPVLGFPVAAAAGGGEDEAPVGNGNTEKGEDGDGIKWLKHYSSAQSILIVGDGDFSFSLALATAFGSGENLLATSLDSYGALTRKYGKAEANVTELKRLGATVLHGVDAKTMKLHSCLKMRRFDRIVFNFPHAGFKGKEDQLHVINAHKQLVHGFFANARYLLRPYGETHVSHKTGRPYDSWDIEQLAYDSCLTRVQTVPFSKEDYPGYNQKRGDSAKCDQPFALGPCCTFMFCLGDVKKLKKAHGSRVGSISFLGNNKFYPGVSATGMSQFDLRPLAPAWPRTHFPPVNAVHMPIPFVPHPFGVAPMEHPGFTVNFSGAERAPYFHQQQDMVQPMCRGQPLNVLPTQCGLHPPTSRVLANPEQPPVVPPWGGDYSYSPGGYQGLQREYEIHRQHMLSLEHRYMESVQRRARLEMLIAHYGSQ, encoded by the exons ATGCGGCGGCCACGGCGCCCGGCGAAGGCCGGAGTTGGTGGCGGCGGAGAGGCGCCAGTGGAGGCGGGGGTGGCGGCGGGAGTGAAGGGCGCGGCGAGGGTTCCGGTGATCGCCGTCGACGGGGAGGGCGAGGCGCCGGTGCTAGGGTTTCCGGTGGCCGCAGCGGCCGGAGGCGGGGAGGACGAGGCGCCGGTG GGGAATGGCAACACGGAGAAGGGCGAGGACGGGGACGGGATCAAGTGGCTCAAGCACTACTCCTCCGCGCAGAGCATACTCATCGTCGGAGACGGGGACTTCTCCTTCTCGCTGGCGCTCGCCACCGCCTTCGGCTCCGGAGAGAACCTCCTCGCCACGTCCTTGGACTCCTATG GGGCTCTAACGAGAAAGTATGGCAAAGCTGAAGCTAATGTAACAGAACTGAAAAGATTGGGGGCCACAGTTTTGCATGGTGTTGATGCAAAAACGATGAAGCTTCACTCATGTCTGAAGATGAGACGTTTTGATCGCATTGTCTTTAATTTTCCTCATGCTGGGTTCAAAGGAAAAGAGGATCAGCTGCACGTCATCAA CGCGCACAAGCAGCTGGTGCATGGGTTCTTTGCAAATGCGCGGTACCTGCTTCGGCCCTATGGTGAAACCCACGTTAGCCACAAGACAGGACGTCCTTATGACTCATGGGATATCGAGCAACTGGCCTATGACTCTTGTCTTACTAGGGTTCAGACAGTTCCTTTTTCTAAGGAAGACTACCCTGGTTATAACCAAAAGAGAGGAGATAGTGCAAAGTGCGATCAACCTTTTGCCCTAGGTCCATGCTGCACTTTCATGTTCTGCCTCGGAGATGTAAAGAAGCTGAAGAAAGCTCATGGGAGCAGGGTTGGCTCAATCTCATTCCTTGGCAACAACAAATTCTATCCAGGCGTATCGGCAACTGGCATGAGCCAATTTGATCTGCGCCCACTTGCTCCAGCCTGGCCTCGGACACATTTTCCGCCAGTCAACGCAGTTCACATGCCAATACCATTTGTTCCTCACCCCTTTGGAGTTGCTCCAATGGAACATCCAGGTTTTACAGTCAACTTTTCTGGGGCAGAAAGAGCTCCTTACTTCCACCAGCAGCAGGACATGGTACAGCCAATGTGCAGAGGGCAACCACTGAATGTTTTGCCCACTCAATGCGGCCTTCATCCACCAACGAGTAGAGTCCTTGCAAATCCGGAGCAGCCTCCAGTTGTGCCACCATGGGGAGGTGACTACTCTTACTCACCCGGAGGATACCAGGGTCTGCAAAGAGAGTATGAAATTCACAGACAACATATGCTGTCCCTTGAACATCGCTACATGGAATCTGTCCAGAGGCGGGCTAGGCTGGAGATGTTGATTGCGCACTACGGCAGCCAGTGA